A single window of Onychostoma macrolepis isolate SWU-2019 chromosome 16, ASM1243209v1, whole genome shotgun sequence DNA harbors:
- the atxn1b gene encoding ataxin-1 — MKSNQERCNECLPPKKREILALEEKQVLVSAAVSESQSGENLAWLASVATMASMAHIPTNAGPSQSNSAEPDSPPPSNKALTVVTEYPPTTTSAGFSFSSNSSTYKGVFSGPTVLTANPAVLSTSLPQTIGSVQYTQLPPNLQLIGPYTSYISSQIVPSTTSPTQPRRTPQEVLATTAVISQASSLDSQNHHVISSIPNVSHSQCIQVESAPLGLTVSSPSAQLPIQIHPHSAVLAPHALALAPSQVVLHYTDGFIAKQPDSHPREMQNGTLGEISMVKHSTAKGIPSQSEGDQNHRQNHNLGLQTQAQVLLPADYSTHERTGLQTSLMLVSSSHLAANSNSELQSILGKDHSSLHLAERGGICIGKPMSRVSALTSSDSQVSPASTISPHTLLQAPHNTPQQELSTSLYSATQLPIIGYITSASGGPQQAVTGYQSNLPQHVVISGNPSLLIPVSATNINPTTAEPEVTRCSVIPSVANASTALPQTFINTSPPAAAASVLPNGKDITVSDGGHASCVVPSPTQIQLPVLSASVVGSPVPVTPPTSTSPHSSPSSPSAGLPPFFMKGSIIQLADGELKRVEDLRTEDFVQSAEVSGELKIDSSTVERIECSRTPNAVIIQFSVGENKAQVCVEVLVEYPFFVFGQGWSSCCPDRTTQLLALSCAKLSVGDVCISLTLKSLKDSIQKKGNFSDSLTKHKPAKNNGPIEERPTQMEDPKKGHKITSGVENTAGALVETSNPRNVLTLLENGGIISQTQVNLQTQAEKTCTFSVERAVSRKRRWSAPERGEMWRSQEDPQILPKFSFLPHQLKVSIEGRSSTGC; from the exons ATGAAGTCTAACCAGGAGCGTTGTAATGAATGCCTTCCGCCAAAAAAGCGGGAGATTTTAGCTCTGGAAGAGAAGCAGGTGCTGGTGTCAGCTGCTGTTAGTGAGAGCCAGAGTGGAGAGAATTTGGCTTGGCTAGCCAGTGTTGCTACCATGGCTAGCATGGCCCACATCCCCACCAATGCAGGCCCATCACAGAGCAACAGTGCTGAGCCTGACAGCCCCCCACCATCAAATAAGGCTCTCACTGTGGTGACGGAATATCCTCCAACTACTACATCTGCTGGCTTTTCATTCTCTTCCAATAGCTCCACATACAAGGGAGTTTTCTCTGGGCCTACCGTGCTAACAGCCAATCCTGCGGTTCTCTCCACAAGCCTTCCTCAAACCATAGGCTCCGTCCAATACACACAACTTCCCCCCAATCTCCAGCTCATAGGGCCCTATACAAGTTATATCTCTTCACAGATTGTGCCGTCCACAACCAGTCCAACACAGCCACGGAGGACGCCACAAGAGGTTTTGGCCACAACAGCTGTCATCTCCCAAGCATCCAGCCTTGATTCACAGAATCATCATGTGATTTCTTCTATACCAAATGTTTCCCATAGTCAATGCATCCAGGTAGAGAGTGCTCCTTTGGGTTTGACAGTGTCCTCCCCTTCTGCCCAACTTCCCATTCAAATCCATCCACATTCAGCAGTCCTTGCCCCTCATGCCCTGGCCCTCGCCCCCTCTCAAGTGGTTCTACACTACACAGATGGTTTCATTGCAAAGCAACCGGACTCCCATCCCAGAGAGATGCAGAATGGTACACTAGGAGAGATTTCAATGGTCAAGCACAGTACTGCCAAAGGGATTCCTAGCCAGTCAGAAGGTGACCAAAACCACAGGCAAAACCACAACCTGGGCCTCCAGACCCAAGCTCAGGTTCTGCTTCCAGCAGACTACAGCACTCATGAGAGAACAGGACTGCAGACATCGCTGATGTTGGTATCCAGTAGCCACCTTGCAGCAAACAGCAACTCAGAGCTCCAAAGTATCTTGGGTAAGGACCACTCATCGTTGCACCTTGCTGAGAGAGGAGGGATCTGCATAGGCAAACCAATGTCCAGAGTGTCCGCCCTTACTTCCTCAGACAGCCAAGTTTCTCCGGCCTCCACAATCTCCCCGCACACACTCCTTCAGGCTCCCCACAACACTCCCCAGCAAGAGCTCTCCACCAGCCTTTACTCTGCAACACAACTCCCAATTATTGGCTACATCACCAGTGCTTCTGGTGGACCCCAGCAAGCAGTAACTGGTTATCAGAGCAACCTGCCACAGCACGTAGTGATCTCAGGCAACCCCTCCTTGCTCATTCCGGTGAGTGCCACTAACATTAATCCAACTACTGCTGAGCCGGAGGTCACCCGCTGTTCTGTCATCCCCAGTGTTGCCAATGCATCAACAGCTCTGCCTCAGACCTTTATTAATACATCCCCACCTGCAGCTGCAGCTTCAGTCCTACCAAATGGTAAAGACATCACAGTCTCTGACGGAGGTCATGCCTCCTGTGTCGTGCCAAGTCCAACCCAAATACAGCTGCCTGTTCTTTCAGCCAGTGTAGTGGGGTCTCCAGTTCCTGTAACACCTCCAACATCCACAAGCCCTCACAGTtcaccatcatcaccatcaGCGGGCCTACCACCATTCTTCATGAAGGGCTCTATTATCCAGTTGGCAGACGGCGAACTAAAGCGTGTGGAGGATCTGCGGACAGAGGACTTTGTGCAAAGTGCAGAGGTGAGTGGAGAACTGAAGATTGACTCCAGCACTGTAGAGCGCATAGAGTGCAGCCGCACACCCAATGCTGTCATCATACAGTTCTCAGTGGGAGAGAACAAAGCCCAG GTCTGTGTCGAGGTTCTGGTGGAATACCCTTTCTTTGTGTTTGGTCAGGGTTGGTCATCCTGCTGCCCTGACCGCACCACCCAGTTGCTAGCACTATCCTGTGCCAAACTCTCTGTGGGTGATGTTTGTATCTCTCTAACCCTTAAAAGCCTAAAAGATAGCATTCAAAAGAAAGGTAATTTTTCAGACTCTTTGACGAAACACAAACCAGCCAAAAACAATGGGCCAATTGAGGAAAGACCAACCCAAATGGAAGATCCTAAGAAAGGACACAAAATTACATCAGGAGTGGAAAATACTGCAGGAGCACTGGTTGAGACTTCTAACCCAAGAAATGTGTTGACCCTCTTGGAGAATGGGGGAATAATTTCTCAGACACAGGTGAACCTCCAGACCCAGGCAGAAAAAACATGCACATTTAGTGTCGAGAGAGCAGTTAGCCGTAAGAGGAGATGGTCTGCTCCAGAGAGGGGAGAAATGTGGAGGTCACAAGAGGACCCTCAGATTTTACCCAAATTTTCCTTCCTCCCACATCAGCTGAAGGTCAGCATTGAGGGCCGCTCCAGCACAGGTTGCTGA
- the mylipb gene encoding E3 ubiquitin-protein ligase MYLIP-B translates to MLCHITRPDSVVLEVEVDPKANGEDILNKICRKMGIIEVDYFGLQFTGTKGEILWMNLRNRISQQVDCLSPCRLRLRVKFFVEPHLILQEQTRHLFLMHVKEELFKGNLRLDMEQAIELCALLAQAEFGDYNHNTANYCYTQIYGQDPSHDTINNIFLRHKSLEGVSQASAEYQALQLVSSLKYYGVEWHSSRDSEGQELLIGVGPEGLFVCKTDFTPIERIIYPVIQMATQSGRNVYVTITKDSGDSMVLLFKFISPSAANGLYRAITEIHAFYRCDTVTSSVKMQYSRDFKGHLASLFLNESIDLGKRYIFDIQRTSKEVYDRARRALFNAGMAVTGCGSPRDDCSLSPLRQTKVEREEQTCIGCRETCVLKEKLQRLQEALTCSLCCEQEINTAFCPCGHMFCCYNCASQLQCCPVCRSDVDRVQHVYLPTCASLLGLAEAKTTTFSVSRGTAISEDCGDKENTCQMKDG, encoded by the exons ATATGTCGGAAAATGGGAATCATCGAGGTAGATTATTTTGGACTTCAGTTCACTGGTACAAAAGGAGAGATTTTATGGATGAATCTCAGAAATAGGATTTCTCAACAAGTGGACTGCCTGTCTCCCTGCAGACTGAGGCTGCGAGTCAAGTTCTTTGTTGAGCCACATCTAATTCTGCAAGAGCAAACCAG ACATTTGTTTCTGATGCATGTGAAAGAAGAGCTTTTCAAAGGAAACTTGCGATTGGACATGGAGCAGGCAATTGAGCTCTGTGCATTACTGGCTCAGGCAGAGTTTGGAGATTACAACCATAACACAGCCAACTACTGCTACACCCAGATCTACGGTCAAGACCCCAGCCATGACACCATCAACAA tatttttttgaGGCATAAGTCACTGGAGGGTGTTAGTCAGGCTTCAGCGGAATATCAAGCCCTGCAGCTGGTTTCCTCCCTCAAATACTATGGCGTCGAGTGGCACTCCTCGCGTGACTCTGAGGGACAGGAGCTACTCATCGGGGTTGGACCAGAGGGCCTGTTTGTCTGCAAAACAGATTTCACTCCTATTGAAAG aatcatTTACCCAGTCATTCAAATGGCCACTCAGTCTGGAAGGAATGTGTATGTGACCATTACAAAAGACAGTGGGGACAGTATGGTTCTTCTTTTTAAGTTCATCAGTCCCAGTGCTGCCAATGGACTATATCGTGCTATCACGGAAATCCATGCCTTCTACAG GTGTGACACTGTAACAAGCTCGGTGAAGATGCAATATAGCCGTGACTTCAAGGGTCACCTAGCTTCCCTCTTCCTCAACGAAAGCATTGACCTTGGTAAAAGGTACATCTTTGACATCCAGCGCACATCCAAAGAAGTGTATGACCGTGCGCGACGAGCCCTGTTCAATGCAGGGATGGCTGTGACTGGATGTGGGAGCCCGAGAGACGATTGCAGTCTCTCTCCACTGAGACAGACAAAAGTTGAAAGGGAGGAACAGACGTGCATCGGCTGCAGAGAAACTTGCGTTCTGAAGGAGAAGCTCCAAAGGCTACAAGAGGCCCTGACCTGCTCTCTGTGCTGCGAACAGGAGATCAATACTGCGTTCTGTCCTTGTGGACACATGTTCTGCTGCTATAACTGCGCTAGCCAACTTCAG TGTTGTCCAGTGTGCCGTTCAGATGTGGACCGTGTTCAGCATGTCTATTTACCCACCTGTGCCAGTCTACTTGGCCTGGCAGAGGCAAAAACCACCACCTTCAGTGTGTCCAGAGGGACTGCCATCTCAGAGGATTGTGGCGATAAAGAAAATACCTGCCAGATGAAGGATGGATAA